The following proteins are encoded in a genomic region of Anguilla anguilla isolate fAngAng1 chromosome 15, fAngAng1.pri, whole genome shotgun sequence:
- the slc19a1 gene encoding reduced folate transporter encodes MAGADDVTEGGGDVKDAGKPEAVEKAAPQAPPKKPRKWAWSVLFLCFYGFMFQLKPGEPFITPYLLSAEKNFTREQITNEVNPVLVYSNMAVLVPIFLLTDFLRYKPVLILQSLSNVSIWLLLLLGSSLLEMQFMEFFYGISMAARVAYSSYIFSLVPPELYQRVAGYSRSSVLLGVFTSSVTGQLLLSLGGVGYRGLAMTSLGLVSFSLLLSFCLPWPRRSLFFNRHLRQAADSSADELSRMKADGPDAGPEAGPTSSSSSSCSSCWRESPFVLMLKELKSVVRVPSLRLWSLWWVFNSTGYYLVLFYVHVLWDKVFPASENQRAYNGAVEAASTLLGAITSFSAGFVKIRWNLWGELVIGVDTALQAGLLLLMGTTSNIWVCYVAYSFFRGFYQFLVPIATFQIASNLSKEMCALVFGVNTLLGTVLKTIITLIVADKRGFGLPVHPQFLVYFFYFTLLTVLYLAAAAYVIFKHYRNERGGGAAEEATPTELSPMEMDACETECLANGTGVKA; translated from the exons ATGGCGGGCgccgatgatgtcacagaagggGGCGGGGACGTGAAGGACGCGGGGAAGCCTGAGGCTGTGGAGAAGGCCGCACCGCAGGCCCCGCCCAAAAAGCCACGCAAGTGGGCGTGGTccgtcctcttcctctgcttctACGGCTTCATGTTCCAGTTGAAACCGGGGGAGCCCTTCATCACCCCCTATCTGCTGAGCGCCGAGAAGAACTTCACCCGAGAACAG ATCACCAACGAGGTGAACCCGGTGCTGGTCTACTCCAACATGGCGGTGCTGGTGCCCATCTTCCTGCTGACGGACTTCCTGCGCTACAAGCCCGTGCTGATCCTGCAGAGCCTGAGCAACGTGTCCatctggctgctgctgctcctgggcTCCTCGCTGCTGGAGATGCAGTTCATGGAGTTCTTCTACGGCATCAGCATGGCGGCGCGCGTGGCCTACTCCTCCTACATCTTCTCCCTGGTGCCGCCGGAGCTGTACCAGCGCGTGGCGGGCTACTCGCGCTCGTCCGTGCTCCTGGGCGTCTTCACCAGCTCCGTCACAGGCCAGCTGCTGCTGTCGCTGGGCGGGGTGGGGTACCGGGGCCTGGCCATGACCTCGCTGGGCCTGGTCAGCTTCAGCCTGCTGCTGTCCTTCTGCCTGCCCTGGCCCAGGCGCAGCCTGTTCTTCAACCGCCACCTCCGCCAGGCGGCTGACAGCAGCGCGGACGAGCTCAGCAGGATGAAGGCGGACGGGCCGGACGCCGGGCCGGAGGCCGggcccacctcctcctcctcctcctcctgctcctcctgctggagGGAGTCGCCTTTCGTGCTGATGCTGAAGGAGCTGAAGAGCGTGGTGCGCGTGCCCAGCCTCCGCCTCTGGAGCCTGTGGTGGGTCTTCAACTCCACGGGGTACTACCTGGTGCTTTTCTACGTGCACGTGCTGTGGGACAAAGTCTTCCCCGCGTCCGAGAACCAGCGCGCCTACAACGGGGCCGTGGAGGCAGCCTCTACTCTCCTGG GCGCCATAACGTCGTTCTCGGCGGGCTTTGTGAAGATCCGGTGGAACCTGTGGGGGGAGCTGGTGATTGGGGTGGACACTGCCCTGCAGGCCGGCCTCCTGCTCCTCATGGGCACCACCAGCAACATCTGGGTGTGCTACGTGGCCTACTCCTTCTTCAGGGGCTTCTACCAGTTCCTGGTGCCCATTGCCAC GTTCCAGATAGCCTCAAATCTATCTAAAGAAATGTGTGCCTTGGTGTTCGGGGTGAACACCCTCCTGGGAACCGTTCTGAAGACCATCATCACCCTCATCGTGGCGGATAAGCGGGGCTTCGGACTTCCTGTCCACCCTCAG TTCCTGGTGTATTTTTTCTACTTCACTCTGCTCACGGTTTTGTACCTGGCTGCTGCGGCCTACGTCATCTTCAAGCACTACCGCAacgagagagggggcggggctgcagaggaggccacgcccactgagCTCAGCCCCATGGAGATGGACGCCTGTGAGACAGAGTGTCTGGCCAATGGGACGGGCGTGAAGGCCTGA